TTCTTGCCGATCACCGGAGACATGAAGCCTCCGAGGATTCCGAACAGGTTGAAGACGAGCGCCCCAAACGTTGCCACAATAAAGTCGGCACCAAACAGTGTGAGGCTGATGATGGGCAGGTACCACCCGACCGCGAAGTACTGGATGGACTGCGCCATCTGCACGGTCGCAGCGAGGATCGTGCGTGGCAGGTAGGTTCCGCGGAAGATCAGCGCGATGTTTGCAAAGCCCTTTGTCGCCTGGTTGGTCACGGGGATGCGGTCGGCGAAGTCTGCTGCGGTGAACTGGTCGCCGTAGATGCGGTTCATCGAGAGGGTCGCGCGCTCAAGCTTTTCTTTGCGGGCCAGCCAGGTTGGGCTCTCGACCATCCAAATCATCTGGGCGATGAAGAGAATGAACGCCACGATTCCGGCGGTTCCAACCGAGTAGCGCCAGATCGAGTCGCCGACGTTGAGGTTGTAAAACATCATGGCGAGCAGCAGGTTTGAGCAGACAGCCGTGTACCAAATGCCCTGCCAGGTGTTGAGGCGGCTCTTGAAGCGGGCCGGTGTGAACTCGGCGAGCAGCGCCATGGCGATCGCAAAGTCGATTCCGTAGGCCGCACCAACAAAGAAGCGCCCGGCAAGCACCATTTCAAAGCTCGGCGCAAACGCCGCAAGGCCGGCACCGATGAGCGCAAGGAACTTCGCAAACACGAGCGGAGGGATGCGGCCCCATTTATCGGCGAGCCAGCCGCCGATGGGGTTGAACACAATGGCAACCCACGACGCGAGCGACGTGAGAATGGCCACCTGCGTTGGGCTGAGCTCCATGTCTCGCGTCATCGGCCCAAGCCCCGCGCTCAGCGCCGAGTTGGAGAACGCGTCAAGGAACAGCCCGCTGAGGGCGAGCCACCAAATGATGCCTGCGCGGCCGCGGATGCCTGGCTGCGCGTCAATGAACGAGACAACGTCTTTGACGCCTCGCAATACGTGATGGGACAATGTCCGACCTCTCTGTCGGGAGATTCCTGTACAGAGATAGTGTCGTGACTTGTCGCCAAAAAAGAAAAGGGCAGAACAAAACCTCCAACAGGAGGTCTCCAATTCTTAACCCTATTGCACGAAAGTAAAGCACCCTTCGCTGCGGAATGCAACCGCGCTTCTGCGCCCCTCAGATAATCGGGGGCGGGATATTCCCCCTATTTTCGTGCAAATAGTGCGGATATCCCGCCCTCGATCCCGCGTGTTTGCGGGTGGGGTGAGGATGAGAAGGGGAGAGCTATCAGCCTTGACTCACGCCCGCGGCGCAGTCGTCGAATCGCGGACGATCAGCTTGGTCGCAAGCTCAACGTGATGCGACTCAAGCGTGTCGCCGGCCATGAGCCTCAGCACGC
The DNA window shown above is from Lysinibacter cavernae and carries:
- a CDS encoding MFS transporter, whose amino-acid sequence is MSHHVLRGVKDVVSFIDAQPGIRGRAGIIWWLALSGLFLDAFSNSALSAGLGPMTRDMELSPTQVAILTSLASWVAIVFNPIGGWLADKWGRIPPLVFAKFLALIGAGLAAFAPSFEMVLAGRFFVGAAYGIDFAIAMALLAEFTPARFKSRLNTWQGIWYTAVCSNLLLAMMFYNLNVGDSIWRYSVGTAGIVAFILFIAQMIWMVESPTWLARKEKLERATLSMNRIYGDQFTAADFADRIPVTNQATKGFANIALIFRGTYLPRTILAATVQMAQSIQYFAVGWYLPIISLTLFGADFIVATFGALVFNLFGILGGFMSPVIGKKFGLRRASAIGFGAVFVMLVLLGFFYETMPIWLAFVVPSLFILFHSGGPGANGKSLSTLSFRSELRAGANGVIGALGSMGAALGLLVFPLLKADLGLGPTFLILSVVPLIAFIVCSIIKWDPTRAAVSPDEELDAPQFKSDAAAQHEAAAQLAAAQR